TGGTTCTGGGTGGGATGATTGCAGGTGGGATCGGTTTTGCCGCATCCGAATTGAATGTGTTCAATACCCGTGTTGATACGGACCGGATTTCCCAATCTCTTGACGCTCAGGGTGAACGGCTAGCGGCGCTCGAAGCTGTTGAACCGACCGCGCCCGAAACGCCTGATCTAAGTGGTATCGAAGCAGGCATTGCCAGCATCGAAACGATGGTTGGTGAATTTGAGGAGCGTCTGAAAGAGCTGGAAGGCCGACCCGTTGTCGCAGGTGACGGTTCTGCCCAATACGCGCAGGACCTTGCTGCATTGCAAACCTCTGTCGAGGAGCAGAAAGCGGAGATTGACCGCTTGCTTGAGAATGCCCAGAGCATCGAAGAGGCGACCTCGGAGGCGGCACAGCGTGCAGATGTACAAGCCGCTTTGGCCAAGATCATGTCAGCCATGACCACTGGCTCAAGCTTTGAATCCGAGGTTGGCGATTTGCAGAACAGTGGAATATCCGATGTGCCGGAAGCACTGGCAGGACCCGCCGCTGACGGTGTGGCCACCTTGTTGAAGCTGCAGACAGATTATCCCGATCAGGCACGCGCGGCCCTTTCCACGGCACGTGCTTCTGGCGCAGACGATGGTGAAGCAGGTCTGGGTGGTTTTCTGAAACGTCAGTTGGGCGCGCGTTCTGTCGCGCCACGTGATGGCGCAGGGCCCGATGCCGTACTGTCACGCGCAGAAGCGGCCGTACGCGACGGGCAGATATCTCAAGCGTTGACCGAGATCGAAACGCTCCCCCCCGAGGCGCAGGACGCCATGGCAGACTGGATTGCCGCCGCCCGCGCCCGCGCGGACGCCGAAGCTGCCGTACAAGACCTGTCGCAACGCCTGACGGCAAACTGAGAAAGTTGAATTTATGTTGTGGTCATTGATCAAGATTGTCGTTTTTGTTGCCGTGGTGGCGGCGTTGGCGTGGGGTGCAGGCTATCTTCTGGAAAGCCAGGGCGGCGTTCAGGTTACTGTCTTGGGTACAGAATTCAGCTTTGGACCTTTACAGTCGGTTATCGCGGTCATTGTCCTGTTGGTTGCGGTTTGGCTTTTGCTCAAGATTTTTTCGTTGCTGGTGGCCACGTGGAAATTCCTTAACGGCGATGAGACTGCGCTGTCCCGCTATTTTGACCGCAACAGAGAACGCAAGGGATTCGACGCTTTGTCCGAAGGTCTGATGGCGCTTGCCAGCGGCGAGGGGCGTGTCGCACTGGCAAAAGCGCAGAAGGCTGACAAATATCTGAACAAGCCTGCGCTGACCAACTTGCTGACAGCACAAGCTGCCGAACTTGCCGGTGATCGCAAGATGGCAGAAGAAACATACCGCAAGCTGGTGGCTGACGAATCCACGCGTTTTGTCGGTGTGCGTGGCATCATGAAACAAAAGCTGGCTGAAGGGGATACCGACACAGCCCTGAAGCTTGCGGAGAAAGCCTTTGCGCTTAAACCCAAGCACGGGGAAACAGGTGATATTCTGCTTCAGCTTCAGGCACAGAAAGAAGACTGGACCGGTGCGCGTAAAACGCTGAGCGCCAAGTTGAAGAACGGCCAGTTGCCGCGCGACGTCCATAAACGCCGCGACGCGGTACTGGCGCTTTCCGAAGCGCGTGAAGTGTTCGACGAAGGCAACGATATAGCCGCCCGCGAATCCGCTATCGAAGCAAACCGTATGTCGCCTGATCTGATCCCGGCCGCTGTAATGGCAGCGCGTGGATATATCGAGCAGGGCAAACCACGTTATGCAGCGCGTGTACTGGCAAAGGGATGGAGCGTTCATCCCCATCCTGATCTTGCCGCCGCATTTGCGGAGATCGAACCGGATGAAAAGCCCGCAGCGCGCATCAAGCGCTTTAAGGCATTGACCAAATCAAAGCCGGATCATCCCGAAACCAAGATGCTGAACGCCGAGCTTTTCATCGCTGACGAAGATTTTCCTGCAGCACGTCGTGCGCTGGGCGATTTGGTGGAAACAGACCCGACTGCACGTTCTGTCACCTTGATGGCAGCAATTGAACGAGGCGAGGGTGCATCAGATACCGTTGTGAAAGGCTGGCTTGCTCGCGCGCTGACAGTTTCGCGTGGCCCGCAATGGATTTGCGACAATTGCCAGCACATCCATCATGATTGGGCACCGATGTGCACCAACTGCAAAAGCTTCGATACACTGACCTGGAAAACCCCGCCTATGTCCGAAGTCGCGATGCCGGGTGGCGTGCAGATGCTGCCGCTGATTGTTGGTGCGGTTGAGGACCAGTCCGGTGCTGACGGCGCGGGCGCTGTGGCGACGGTCTCTGATATCGAAGAAGCGCAGCTGGTAACTGATCCGCCGGCAATGTCTTCGGAAGCTACAGATAAGGACGGAAAAACAGCCTCTTAGGGGCTATTTTCCTTTCCAGACCGGATCACGTTTTTCAGCAAAGGCGCGCGCGCCTTCCAGTTGGTCATCCGAGGAGTAAAGAATGTCCACGCTTGGTAGCTGGCGCTGGGTAATGCGGTTCATTGCATCCTGAAACTTGGAATCTTCCGCATCCCGAACGATCTCTTTGATCGCGGCATAAACAAGCGGAGGGCCCGAGGCCAGCAGTTCGGCAAGCGCCCATGCGCGCTCCATTAGTTGGCCAGCAGGAACCACTTCGTTGATCAAACCCCATGACTTTGCTTCGGAGGTATCGAACCAACGGCCTGTCAACAAAAGCTCCATTGCGATGTGGTAGGGGATGCGCTTGGGAAGTTTGACGGAGGCGGCATCGGCCACCGTACCCGAACGGATTTCGGGCAGGGCAAAGGTGGCACTATCAGATGCAATGATCATGTCTGCGCTTAGGGCAAGCTCCAATCCCCCTCCGCAAGCGATGCCGTTCACTGCCGCGATAATCGGTTTGTTCAGACCGCGCATTTCCTGAATGCCGCCGAAGCCGCCAACACCGTAGTCACCATCGACAGCATCACCATCAGATGCGGCCTTAAGATCCCAACCGGGACAAAAGAACTTGTCGCCCGCACCTGTAATGATGGCGACGCGAAGATCAGGATCATCCCGAAAGTCCCGAAATACCTCGCCCATCAGGCGCGACGTCTTGAGGTCGATGGCATTTGCTTTTGGCCGGTCCAGCGTAACTTCGAGGATTGGTCCCTCACGGCGGGTTTTGACGGGGCTGTCCGACATAAGCAGTCCTTTCAGGGTTTTCGCCGCAGAAGCGCGTCAACGGCGATGGTATCGGTCGAGGTGCAGATAAGAGGGTTAATTTCGATTTCCTGCAAGGTGTCGCGGTGTTCAATCGCATAGTTCTGGACGGCACGTATTGCTGCCAGAAGAGACGGCATATCAACCGGGTCCGCCCCTCTGTAGCCCCGCAGGACCGGGGCAAGTCTGAGCGTTTGAAGCGCTTCTGTGATTTCGTCGTCCGTCGCGGGCAGCAAAAGCGTTGCCGTATCCGCAAGGAGTTCGGTCAAGGTGCCGCCAGCGCCAAGGGTAAGGATGAAGCCGTGAACAGGATCATTCAGGACGCCAACCAAAAGTTCTGTCACCGTCCCTGTAATCATTTCCTCGATCAGGAATCCGGTCGCGTCCATTGTGCGGGCTGCGTCTAGTGTCTGTTCCTTGTTGGCAAGATTTAGCCTTACAGCGTTAGCTTCCGTTTTATGGGCAATGCCTTCGCCCTTTAGAACCTGCGGATAGCCGACAG
The Sulfitobacter noctilucicola genome window above contains:
- a CDS encoding COG4223 family protein, with product MPATTPPPEEKRSIFWPLVLGGMIAGGIGFAASELNVFNTRVDTDRISQSLDAQGERLAALEAVEPTAPETPDLSGIEAGIASIETMVGEFEERLKELEGRPVVAGDGSAQYAQDLAALQTSVEEQKAEIDRLLENAQSIEEATSEAAQRADVQAALAKIMSAMTTGSSFESEVGDLQNSGISDVPEALAGPAADGVATLLKLQTDYPDQARAALSTARASGADDGEAGLGGFLKRQLGARSVAPRDGAGPDAVLSRAEAAVRDGQISQALTEIETLPPEAQDAMADWIAAARARADAEAAVQDLSQRLTAN
- a CDS encoding heme biosynthesis protein HemY, whose amino-acid sequence is MLWSLIKIVVFVAVVAALAWGAGYLLESQGGVQVTVLGTEFSFGPLQSVIAVIVLLVAVWLLLKIFSLLVATWKFLNGDETALSRYFDRNRERKGFDALSEGLMALASGEGRVALAKAQKADKYLNKPALTNLLTAQAAELAGDRKMAEETYRKLVADESTRFVGVRGIMKQKLAEGDTDTALKLAEKAFALKPKHGETGDILLQLQAQKEDWTGARKTLSAKLKNGQLPRDVHKRRDAVLALSEAREVFDEGNDIAARESAIEANRMSPDLIPAAVMAARGYIEQGKPRYAARVLAKGWSVHPHPDLAAAFAEIEPDEKPAARIKRFKALTKSKPDHPETKMLNAELFIADEDFPAARRALGDLVETDPTARSVTLMAAIERGEGASDTVVKGWLARALTVSRGPQWICDNCQHIHHDWAPMCTNCKSFDTLTWKTPPMSEVAMPGGVQMLPLIVGAVEDQSGADGAGAVATVSDIEEAQLVTDPPAMSSEATDKDGKTAS
- a CDS encoding carnitinyl-CoA dehydratase gives rise to the protein MSDSPVKTRREGPILEVTLDRPKANAIDLKTSRLMGEVFRDFRDDPDLRVAIITGAGDKFFCPGWDLKAASDGDAVDGDYGVGGFGGIQEMRGLNKPIIAAVNGIACGGGLELALSADMIIASDSATFALPEIRSGTVADAASVKLPKRIPYHIAMELLLTGRWFDTSEAKSWGLINEVVPAGQLMERAWALAELLASGPPLVYAAIKEIVRDAEDSKFQDAMNRITQRQLPSVDILYSSDDQLEGARAFAEKRDPVWKGK